One window of the Pseudomonas knackmussii B13 genome contains the following:
- the secF gene encoding protein translocase subunit SecF translates to MNIKIGTINFMGVRNIAFACTLILSLIALGSWFTKGLNFGLDFTGGTLIELSYQQPAELAKVREQLEKAGYNEAVVQSFGDTKDVLVRMPSEDPELGKKVAGALQAADAANPASLKRVEYVGPQVGEELRDQGGLGMLLALGGILVYVGFRFQWKFALGAILSLIHDVIIVMGVLSFFQITFDLTVLAAVLAVVGYSLNDTIVIFDRVRENFRVLRKASLIDNINISTSQTLLRTMATSISTLLAIAALLFFGGDNLFGFSIALFVGVLAGTYSSIYIADVVLIWLKLSAEDLIPPATKEVDDRP, encoded by the coding sequence ATGAATATCAAGATCGGCACTATCAACTTCATGGGCGTGCGCAACATTGCGTTCGCCTGCACCCTGATCCTTTCCCTGATTGCCCTGGGCAGCTGGTTCACCAAGGGCCTCAACTTCGGCCTGGACTTCACCGGCGGTACGCTCATCGAGCTGAGCTACCAGCAGCCGGCGGAACTGGCCAAGGTTCGCGAACAGCTGGAAAAGGCGGGCTACAACGAAGCCGTGGTACAGAGCTTCGGCGATACCAAGGACGTGCTGGTGCGCATGCCCAGCGAAGATCCGGAGCTGGGCAAGAAGGTCGCCGGCGCGCTGCAGGCCGCAGACGCCGCCAACCCAGCCAGCCTCAAGCGCGTGGAATACGTCGGCCCGCAGGTCGGTGAAGAGCTGCGCGACCAGGGCGGCCTGGGCATGCTCCTGGCCCTGGGCGGCATCCTGGTTTACGTCGGCTTCCGCTTCCAGTGGAAGTTCGCGCTGGGCGCCATCCTCTCGCTGATTCACGACGTGATCATCGTGATGGGCGTGCTGTCGTTCTTCCAGATCACTTTCGACCTCACCGTGCTCGCCGCGGTGCTGGCGGTGGTGGGCTACTCGCTGAACGACACCATCGTGATCTTCGACCGGGTGCGCGAGAACTTCCGCGTCCTGCGCAAGGCCAGCCTGATCGACAACATCAACATCTCCACCAGCCAGACCCTGCTGCGCACCATGGCCACGTCGATCTCGACGCTGCTGGCCATCGCCGCGCTACTGTTCTTCGGTGGCGACAACCTGTTCGGCTTCTCCATCGCCCTGTTCGTCGGTGTGCTGGCCGGTACCTACTCGTCGATCTACATCGCCGATGTGGTGCTGATCTGGCTGAAGCTCTCCGCCGAGGACCTGATTCCGCCGGCAACCAAGGAAGTCGACGACCGTCCCTGA
- the cysE gene encoding serine O-acetyltransferase, protein MFERVREDIQSVFHRDPAARNAFEVLTCYPGLHAVWLHRLANPLWRSGWKWLARLVSNFGRWMTGIEIHPGAKIGRRFFIDHGMGIVIGETAEIGDDVTLYQGVTLGGTSWNKGKRHPTLADGVVVGAGAKVLGPFTVGAGAKIGSNAVVTKEVPPGATVVGIPGRIIMKDDAEQQAKRQAMAEKLGFDAYGVSQDMPDPVARAIGQLLDHLQAVDGRLEGMCQALTALGSDYCAKKLPELREEDFAGVKGEDDKAAQ, encoded by the coding sequence ATGTTTGAGCGCGTACGCGAAGATATCCAGAGCGTATTCCATCGCGACCCGGCGGCGCGTAACGCCTTCGAGGTGCTCACCTGCTATCCGGGGTTGCATGCCGTCTGGCTGCACCGTCTGGCCAATCCCCTGTGGCGTTCGGGCTGGAAATGGCTGGCGCGCCTGGTATCCAACTTCGGTCGCTGGATGACCGGTATCGAGATCCATCCCGGCGCGAAGATCGGTCGGCGCTTCTTCATCGACCACGGCATGGGCATCGTCATCGGCGAAACCGCCGAGATCGGTGACGACGTGACTCTCTACCAGGGTGTGACCCTCGGTGGCACCAGCTGGAACAAGGGCAAGCGTCACCCGACCCTGGCCGATGGTGTGGTTGTCGGTGCTGGTGCCAAGGTTCTCGGTCCGTTCACTGTCGGCGCTGGGGCGAAGATAGGCTCCAACGCCGTGGTCACCAAGGAGGTGCCGCCAGGTGCCACCGTCGTGGGGATTCCGGGGCGCATCATCATGAAGGATGACGCCGAGCAGCAGGCCAAGCGCCAGGCCATGGCCGAGAAGCTGGGCTTCGATGCCTACGGCGTCAGTCAGGACATGCCGGACCCGGTGGCGCGCGCCATTGGTCAGCTGCTCGATCACCTGCAGGCGGTCGATGGTCGTCTGGAAGGCATGTGCCAGGCGCTCACCGCGCTGGGCAGCGACTACTGCGCGAAGAAGCTGCCGGAGCTGCGCGAAGAGGATTTCGCCGGGGTCAAGGGTGAGGACGACAAGGCGGCGCAGTAA
- the iscR gene encoding Fe-S cluster assembly transcriptional regulator IscR, producing the protein MRLTTKGRYAVTAMLDLALHAQRGPVSLADISERQGISLSYLEQLFAKLRRGNLVTSVRGPGGGYQLSRDMAGIHVAQVIDAVNESVDATRCQGQGDCHSGDTCLTHHLWCDLSQQIHEFLSGISLADLVERREVQEVAQRQDERRCRGNGKLPSLDKIEASAID; encoded by the coding sequence ATGCGTCTGACCACTAAAGGCCGCTATGCCGTAACCGCCATGCTCGACCTGGCGTTGCATGCCCAGCGTGGTCCGGTTTCCCTGGCCGATATTTCTGAGCGCCAGGGCATCTCCCTGTCCTATCTCGAACAACTCTTCGCCAAACTGCGTCGCGGCAATCTGGTGACCAGCGTGCGCGGTCCGGGTGGCGGCTATCAGCTGTCGCGCGACATGGCCGGCATCCACGTGGCCCAGGTGATCGACGCGGTCAACGAGTCGGTCGACGCCACCCGTTGTCAGGGGCAGGGCGACTGCCATTCCGGCGACACCTGCCTGACCCATCACCTGTGGTGCGACCTCAGCCAGCAGATCCACGAGTTCCTCAGCGGCATCAGCCTCGCCGACCTCGTCGAGCGTCGTGAGGTCCAGGAAGTCGCACAGCGCCAGGATGAGCGTCGTTGCCGAGGCAACGGCAAGCTGCCCAGCCTCGATAAGATTGAAGCGTCCGCCATCGATTGA
- the iscU gene encoding Fe-S cluster assembly scaffold IscU produces the protein MAYSDKVIDHYENPRNVGKLDAEDPDVGTGMVGAPACGDVMRLQIKVNEQGVIEDAKFKTYGCGSAIASSSLATEWMKGKTLDEAEAIKNTTIAEELALPPVKIHCSVLAEDAIKAAVHDYKQKKGLL, from the coding sequence ATGGCATACAGTGACAAGGTCATCGACCACTACGAAAACCCGCGCAACGTCGGCAAGCTCGACGCCGAGGATCCGGATGTCGGCACCGGCATGGTCGGCGCCCCGGCCTGCGGCGACGTGATGCGCCTGCAGATCAAGGTCAACGAGCAGGGCGTCATCGAAGACGCCAAGTTCAAGACCTACGGCTGCGGTTCGGCCATCGCCTCCAGCTCCCTCGCCACCGAGTGGATGAAGGGCAAGACCCTGGACGAGGCCGAGGCCATCAAGAACACCACCATCGCCGAAGAGCTGGCCCTGCCGCCGGTGAAGATCCACTGCTCCGTACTCGCCGAGGACGCCATCAAGGCGGCCGTGCACGACTACAAGCAGAAGAAGGGTCTGCTCTAA
- the suhB gene encoding inositol-phosphate phosphatase, whose translation MQPMLNIALRAARSAGELIFRSIERLDALSVNEKEAKDYVTEVDRAAELHIVTALRKAYPNHGIMGEEGGFLEGSGEGADYLWIIDPLDGTTNFIHGVPHFAISIACKYKGRLEHAVVLDPVRQEEFTASRGRGAALNGRRLRVSNRKSLEGALLGTGFPFRDNQLEHLDAYLGMFRSLVGQTAGIRRAGAASLDLAYVAAGRFDAFWEFGLSEWDMAAGALLVQEAGGLVSDFTGSHEFLEKGHIVAGNTKCFKALLTSIQPHLPPSLKR comes from the coding sequence ATGCAGCCTATGCTGAATATCGCCCTGCGCGCCGCTCGCAGCGCCGGTGAACTGATCTTCCGCTCCATCGAACGCCTGGATGCCCTCTCGGTCAACGAAAAAGAAGCCAAGGACTACGTTACCGAGGTCGATCGCGCGGCCGAGCTGCACATCGTCACCGCCCTGCGCAAGGCGTACCCGAACCACGGCATCATGGGCGAGGAAGGCGGCTTCCTGGAAGGCAGCGGCGAAGGCGCCGACTACCTGTGGATCATCGATCCGCTGGATGGCACCACCAACTTCATCCATGGCGTTCCGCACTTCGCCATCAGCATCGCCTGCAAATACAAGGGCCGCCTGGAGCACGCCGTGGTCCTCGATCCGGTGCGCCAGGAAGAGTTCACCGCCAGCCGTGGCCGTGGCGCCGCACTGAACGGCCGCCGCCTGCGCGTCAGCAACCGCAAGAGCCTGGAAGGCGCCCTGCTGGGCACCGGCTTCCCGTTCCGCGACAACCAGCTGGAACACCTGGATGCCTACCTGGGCATGTTCCGCAGCCTGGTCGGCCAGACCGCCGGAATCCGCCGCGCTGGCGCCGCCAGCCTGGACCTGGCCTACGTCGCGGCCGGCCGCTTCGATGCCTTCTGGGAGTTCGGCCTGTCCGAGTGGGACATGGCAGCAGGCGCCCTGCTGGTGCAGGAAGCCGGCGGCCTGGTGAGCGACTTCACCGGCAGCCACGAATTCCTCGAGAAGGGCCACATCGTTGCCGGCAACACCAAGTGCTTCAAGGCGCTGCTGACCAGCATCCAGCCGCACCTGCCGCCGTCGCTCAAGCGCTGA
- the hscB gene encoding co-chaperone HscB, giving the protein MGSPCHFALFDLQPSFRVDLDDLGNRYRELARSVHPDRFADASDREQRVALERAAELNEAYQTLKSAPRRALYLLSLRGQALPLEATVQDPEFLLQQMQLREDLEDLQDNADLDGVAAFKRQLKTAQQRLDDAFAECWDDASRRQDAERLVRRMQFLDKLAQEVRQLEERLDD; this is encoded by the coding sequence GTGGGTAGTCCCTGTCACTTTGCGCTGTTCGACCTGCAGCCGAGCTTCCGCGTCGATCTGGACGATCTCGGTAATCGCTATCGCGAGCTGGCGCGGAGCGTCCACCCGGACCGCTTCGCCGATGCCTCCGATCGCGAGCAGCGGGTGGCGCTGGAGCGCGCCGCCGAGCTCAACGAGGCCTACCAGACGCTGAAGAGCGCGCCGCGTCGCGCCCTGTACCTGCTGTCCCTGCGGGGCCAGGCATTGCCGCTGGAAGCCACAGTGCAGGATCCCGAGTTCCTGTTGCAGCAGATGCAGCTGCGCGAGGACCTGGAAGACCTGCAGGACAACGCCGATCTGGATGGTGTCGCCGCCTTCAAGCGTCAGCTGAAGACGGCCCAGCAGCGACTCGACGATGCCTTCGCCGAGTGCTGGGATGACGCCTCTCGCCGCCAGGATGCTGAGCGTCTGGTGCGCCGCATGCAGTTTCTCGACAAGCTGGCGCAGGAAGTGCGCCAGCTCGAAGAGCGACTCGACGATTAA
- a CDS encoding IscS subfamily cysteine desulfurase, whose translation MKLPIYLDYSATTPVDPRVAQKMADCLLVDGNFGNPASRSHVFGWKAEEAVENARRQVADLVNADPREIVWTSGATESDNLAIKGVAHFYGSKGKHIITSKIEHKAVLDTTRQLEREGFEVTYLDPTEEGLITPEMVEAALRDDTILVSVMHVNNEIGTINDIAAIGELTRSRGILFHVDAAQSTGKVDIDLEKLKVDLMSFSAHKTYGPKGIGALYVQRKPRVRLEAQMHGGGHERGMRSGTLATHQIVGMGEAFRIAKEEMHAENERIRALRDRFFGQLEGLEELYVNGSLTQRVPHNLNLSFNYVEGESLIMALKDLAVSSGSACTSASLEPSYVLRALGRNDELAHSSIRFTFGRFTTEEEVDYAASIVGQAVSKLRDLSPLWDMFKEGVDLSKVEWQAH comes from the coding sequence ATGAAATTGCCGATCTACCTCGACTACTCCGCCACGACCCCGGTGGACCCGCGCGTCGCTCAGAAGATGGCTGACTGCCTGCTGGTGGACGGCAACTTCGGCAACCCGGCCTCGCGCTCCCACGTGTTTGGCTGGAAGGCCGAGGAAGCGGTCGAGAACGCCCGCCGCCAGGTCGCTGACCTGGTCAACGCCGACCCGCGCGAAATCGTCTGGACCTCCGGCGCCACCGAGTCCGACAACCTGGCGATCAAGGGTGTCGCGCACTTCTACGGCAGCAAGGGCAAGCACATCATCACCTCGAAGATCGAGCACAAGGCGGTGCTGGATACCACCCGCCAGTTGGAGCGCGAAGGCTTCGAAGTGACCTACCTCGATCCGACCGAGGAAGGCCTGATCACTCCCGAAATGGTCGAAGCCGCGCTGCGCGACGACACCATCCTGGTTTCGGTCATGCACGTGAACAACGAGATCGGCACCATCAACGACATCGCTGCCATTGGCGAGCTGACCCGCTCCCGCGGCATCCTGTTCCATGTCGACGCCGCGCAGTCCACCGGCAAGGTCGACATCGACCTGGAGAAGCTGAAGGTCGACCTGATGTCCTTCTCCGCACACAAGACCTACGGTCCGAAAGGCATCGGCGCCCTGTACGTGCAGCGCAAGCCGCGCGTGCGCCTGGAAGCCCAGATGCACGGTGGCGGCCATGAGCGCGGCATGCGTTCGGGCACCCTGGCGACCCACCAGATCGTCGGCATGGGCGAAGCCTTCCGCATCGCCAAGGAAGAAATGCACGCCGAGAACGAGCGCATCCGCGCCCTGCGTGACCGTTTCTTCGGCCAGCTCGAAGGTCTGGAAGAGCTCTACGTCAACGGCAGCCTGACCCAGCGCGTGCCGCACAACCTGAACCTGAGCTTCAACTACGTGGAAGGCGAGTCGCTGATCATGGCCCTGAAGGACCTCGCGGTCTCTTCCGGTTCGGCCTGCACCTCCGCCTCCCTCGAGCCGTCCTACGTCCTGCGCGCCCTGGGCCGCAACGACGAACTGGCGCACAGCTCCATCCGTTTCACCTTCGGCCGCTTCACCACCGAGGAAGAGGTCGATTACGCCGCCAGTATCGTGGGGCAAGCCGTTTCCAAGCTGCGCGATCTTTCGCCGCTGTGGGACATGTTCAAAGAGGGCGTCGACCTGTCCAAGGTCGAATGGCAGGCCCACTGA
- the iscA gene encoding iron-sulfur cluster assembly protein IscA, whose amino-acid sequence MAISMTEAAAKHVQRSLEGRGKGEGIRLGVRTTGCSGLAYVLEFVDELAAEDLVYESHGVKVIIDPKSLVYLDGTELDFTKEGLNEGFKFNNPNVRGECGCGESFNV is encoded by the coding sequence ATGGCCATCAGCATGACCGAAGCCGCCGCCAAGCACGTCCAGCGCTCCCTCGAGGGGCGCGGCAAGGGCGAGGGCATTCGTCTTGGCGTGCGCACCACCGGCTGTTCCGGGCTGGCCTACGTGCTCGAGTTCGTCGACGAACTGGCAGCGGAAGACCTCGTCTACGAGAGCCACGGCGTGAAGGTCATCATCGACCCGAAGAGCCTGGTCTACCTGGACGGCACCGAGTTGGACTTCACCAAGGAAGGCCTCAACGAGGGCTTCAAGTTCAACAACCCGAACGTTCGTGGCGAGTGCGGCTGCGGCGAAAGCTTCAACGTCTGA
- the hscA gene encoding Fe-S protein assembly chaperone HscA — MVLLQIAEPGQTPQPHQRRLAVGIDLGTTNSLVAAVRSGTAAPLPDAEGRLILPSAVRYRADGIDVGESVKRGAAEDPLNSIISVKRLMGRGLEDVKQLGGQLPYRFTQGESHMPFIETVQGPKSPVEVSAEILRTLRQRAEATLGGELVGAVITVPAYFDDAQRQATKDAARLAGLHVLRLLNEPTAAAVAYGLDKNAEGVVAIYDLGGGTFDISILRLTRGVFEVLATGGDSALGGDDFDHTIAGWVIQQAGLSDDLDPGAQRHLLQVACAAKEALTAEASVEVAYGDWRGQLGREQFDALIEPLIARSLKACRRAVRDSGIELEEVGEVVMVGGSTRVPRVRQAVGELFGRQPLTDIDPDQVVAIGAAIQADALAGNKRGEELLLLDVIPLSLGLETMGGLMEKVIPRNTTIPVARAQEFTTYKDGQTAMMIHVLQGERELVKDCRSLARFELRGIPPMVAGAAKIRVSFQVDADGLLAVSAREMSSGVEASIQVKPSYGLTDGEIARMLQDSFQNAGDDMNARALREQQVEAERLLEAVRSALDADGERLLDADERIAIDACMETLRELAAGSDTAAIEQQIKRLSQVTDAFAARRMDASVKAALSGRRLNEIEE; from the coding sequence ATGGTCCTACTGCAGATCGCCGAGCCCGGACAAACCCCCCAGCCGCACCAGCGTCGACTGGCCGTGGGTATCGACCTGGGCACCACCAATTCCCTGGTCGCCGCCGTGCGCAGCGGCACCGCTGCGCCCTTGCCGGATGCCGAAGGCCGCCTGATCCTGCCCTCGGCAGTACGCTACCGGGCCGACGGCATCGACGTCGGCGAGTCGGTCAAGCGCGGCGCCGCGGAAGACCCGCTGAACTCCATCATCTCGGTGAAGCGCCTGATGGGCCGTGGCCTGGAAGACGTGAAGCAGCTCGGCGGCCAACTGCCGTACCGCTTCACCCAGGGTGAGTCGCACATGCCGTTCATCGAGACCGTGCAAGGTCCGAAGAGCCCGGTCGAGGTCTCCGCGGAGATCCTCCGCACCCTGCGCCAGCGCGCCGAAGCCACCCTGGGCGGTGAGCTTGTCGGTGCGGTGATCACGGTGCCGGCGTATTTCGACGACGCCCAGCGCCAGGCCACCAAAGATGCCGCGCGTCTGGCCGGCCTGCACGTCCTGCGCCTGCTCAACGAGCCCACCGCAGCTGCGGTTGCCTACGGTCTGGACAAGAACGCCGAAGGCGTCGTGGCCATCTACGACCTGGGCGGCGGCACCTTCGACATTTCCATCCTGCGTCTGACCCGCGGCGTCTTCGAGGTCCTGGCCACTGGCGGCGACAGCGCCCTGGGCGGCGACGATTTCGATCACACCATCGCCGGCTGGGTCATCCAGCAGGCCGGCCTGTCCGACGATCTCGATCCGGGTGCTCAGCGCCATCTGCTGCAGGTTGCTTGTGCTGCAAAAGAAGCCCTGACCGCCGAGGCGAGCGTCGAGGTTGCCTATGGCGACTGGCGCGGCCAATTGGGTCGTGAGCAGTTCGATGCGCTGATCGAGCCGCTGATCGCCCGTAGCCTCAAGGCCTGCCGTCGCGCAGTGCGCGATTCCGGCATCGAGCTGGAAGAGGTCGGTGAAGTGGTCATGGTCGGCGGCTCCACCCGCGTGCCGCGCGTTCGTCAGGCGGTGGGCGAGCTGTTCGGTCGCCAGCCGCTGACCGATATCGACCCGGACCAGGTGGTGGCCATCGGCGCCGCCATCCAGGCCGATGCCCTGGCCGGCAACAAGCGCGGCGAAGAGCTGCTGCTGCTCGACGTCATCCCGCTGTCCCTCGGTCTCGAGACCATGGGCGGGCTGATGGAGAAGGTGATCCCGCGCAACACCACCATTCCGGTGGCGCGTGCGCAGGAATTCACCACCTACAAGGATGGCCAGACGGCCATGATGATTCACGTGCTGCAGGGCGAGCGCGAGCTGGTCAAGGATTGCCGTTCCCTGGCGCGCTTCGAGCTGCGCGGCATTCCGCCGATGGTTGCCGGTGCGGCGAAGATCCGCGTCAGCTTCCAGGTCGATGCCGACGGCCTGCTGGCGGTCTCCGCCCGCGAGATGAGCTCGGGCGTCGAGGCGAGCATCCAGGTCAAGCCGTCCTACGGCCTGACCGATGGCGAAATCGCCCGCATGCTGCAGGACTCCTTCCAGAATGCTGGCGACGACATGAATGCCCGTGCGCTGCGCGAGCAGCAGGTCGAGGCCGAGCGTCTGCTCGAGGCTGTGCGTTCGGCGCTGGACGCCGATGGCGAACGCCTGCTGGACGCCGACGAGCGCATCGCCATCGATGCCTGCATGGAAACCCTGCGCGAACTGGCCGCCGGTAGCGATACCGCGGCAATCGAACAGCAAATCAAGCGTCTGTCCCAGGTGACCGACGCCTTCGCCGCGCGACGGATGGATGCATCCGTCAAGGCCGCCCTGTCCGGCCGCCGGCTCAACGAAATCGAGGAATAA
- the trmJ gene encoding tRNA (cytosine(32)/uridine(32)-2'-O)-methyltransferase TrmJ, producing the protein MLDRIRVVLVNTSHPGNIGGTARAMKNMGLSRLVLVDPEDFPSSEAVARASGATDILDSAQVVSTLEEALVGCSLVLGTSARDRRIPWPLLDPRECATTSLQHAQQGGEVALVFGREYAGLTNEELQRCQFHVHIPANPEFSSLNLATAVQVLAYEVRMAWLAAEGQPTKQEKLETTAMLNSMPVTADELERFYTHLESTLVEIGFLDPEKPRHLMSRLRRLYGRAGVSKLEMNILRGILTETQKASRGEAGKRSDDDV; encoded by the coding sequence TTGCTCGACAGAATTCGCGTGGTGCTGGTGAACACCAGTCATCCCGGCAATATCGGTGGTACCGCCCGGGCCATGAAGAACATGGGCCTGTCGCGCCTGGTGCTGGTTGATCCGGAGGATTTCCCGAGCAGCGAGGCTGTGGCTCGCGCGTCCGGTGCAACCGATATCCTCGATTCCGCTCAGGTGGTCTCGACCCTGGAAGAGGCGCTGGTCGGCTGCAGCCTGGTGCTTGGCACCAGTGCTCGTGACCGCCGTATCCCCTGGCCGCTGCTCGACCCTCGCGAATGCGCGACCACCAGCCTGCAGCATGCCCAGCAGGGCGGCGAAGTGGCTCTGGTCTTCGGTCGCGAGTATGCGGGTTTGACCAACGAAGAATTGCAGCGATGTCAGTTCCACGTGCACATTCCCGCCAACCCGGAGTTCAGCTCGCTGAACCTGGCAACGGCGGTCCAGGTGCTCGCCTACGAAGTGCGCATGGCCTGGCTGGCCGCCGAAGGGCAGCCGACCAAGCAGGAGAAGCTGGAAACCACCGCGATGCTCAACAGCATGCCGGTGACGGCCGACGAGCTGGAGCGCTTCTATACGCACCTGGAGAGCACCCTGGTCGAGATCGGCTTCCTCGATCCCGAGAAGCCGCGGCACCTGATGTCGCGCCTGCGCCGCCTGTATGGTCGTGCCGGGGTCAGCAAGCTGGAGATGAATATCCTTCGGGGCATTCTCACCGAGACACAAAAGGCCTCGCGCGGCGAGGCGGGCAAGCGGAGTGACGATGATGTTTGA
- the secD gene encoding protein translocase subunit SecD, which yields MLNKYPLWKYLLILAVLAVGFIYSAPNLYPDDPAVQISGASTALQVTQADVDKASKALTDAGIAVKAGSLGKSSGLIRLVKKDDQLPAKDIVRRAMGDDYVVALNLAQTTPQWLRNIAAHPMKLGLDLSGGVHFLLEVDMDKAVDSRMGIYESEIKSALRKEHLRYRSLPIQDRAIQLGFTDTDSLDKAKALIAKDYRDFEVTQDTRNDMQVLRLVMTPAKLAEIREYSIKQNLTTVRNRVNELGVSEPLVQRQGANRIVVELPGVQDTAEAKRILGKTANLEFRLAAGADAIKSATESFEFRQPGRPPVALERGVIITGDQVTDASASFDENGRPQVNIRLDGHGGDLMNRATRNNVGRSMAVVFIEQKPITRYTKQVVNGVEQEVAVQAFKEEKKIISLATIQSALGNQFRITGLDAPGESSELALLLRAGGLAAPMYFAEERTIGPSLGADNIAKGIDASLWGMVFVSLFIIVIYRFFGLIATVALAFNMVMLVALMSILGATLTLPGIAGIVLTMGMAVDANVLIFSRIREELAGGMSVQRAIHEGFSRAFTAILDANLTSLLVGGILYAMGTGPVKGFAVTMSLGILTSMFTAILVTRAMVNLIFGGRDFKKLWI from the coding sequence ATGCTCAATAAATATCCCCTGTGGAAATACCTGCTGATCCTGGCGGTGCTTGCCGTCGGTTTCATCTATTCCGCACCCAACCTCTATCCGGACGACCCGGCCGTGCAGATCAGCGGCGCGAGCACTGCGCTGCAGGTCACCCAGGCTGACGTCGACAAGGCCAGCAAGGCGCTGACCGATGCCGGCATTGCCGTCAAGGCGGGGAGCCTCGGCAAGAGCAGCGGCCTGATTCGCCTGGTCAAGAAAGACGACCAGCTGCCGGCCAAGGACATCGTGCGTCGCGCCATGGGCGACGACTACGTGGTCGCGCTGAACCTGGCGCAAACCACTCCGCAATGGCTGCGCAACATCGCCGCGCACCCGATGAAGCTGGGTCTGGACCTTTCCGGTGGCGTGCACTTCCTTCTCGAAGTGGACATGGACAAGGCAGTCGATTCCCGCATGGGCATCTACGAGAGCGAGATCAAGAGTGCGCTGCGCAAGGAGCACCTGCGCTACCGCAGCCTGCCTATCCAGGATCGCGCCATCCAGCTGGGCTTCACCGATACCGACTCGCTGGACAAGGCCAAGGCGCTGATCGCCAAGGATTACCGTGATTTCGAAGTGACCCAGGACACCCGCAATGACATGCAGGTGCTGCGCCTGGTCATGACCCCGGCCAAGCTGGCCGAGATCCGCGAATACTCGATCAAGCAGAACCTCACCACCGTGCGCAACCGCGTCAACGAGCTGGGTGTGTCCGAGCCGCTGGTGCAGCGCCAGGGCGCCAACCGCATCGTGGTCGAGCTACCGGGCGTACAGGACACTGCCGAAGCCAAGCGTATCCTCGGCAAGACTGCCAACCTGGAGTTCCGCCTGGCCGCTGGGGCTGATGCGATCAAGTCCGCTACCGAATCCTTCGAGTTCCGTCAGCCTGGCCGTCCGCCGGTGGCTCTGGAGCGCGGCGTGATCATCACCGGTGACCAGGTCACCGATGCCAGCGCCAGCTTCGACGAGAACGGTCGCCCGCAAGTGAACATCCGCCTCGACGGACACGGCGGCGACCTGATGAACCGCGCAACTCGCAACAACGTCGGCCGCAGCATGGCGGTGGTGTTCATCGAGCAGAAACCGATCACCCGCTACACCAAGCAGGTGGTGAACGGCGTTGAGCAGGAAGTCGCGGTACAGGCGTTCAAGGAAGAGAAGAAGATCATCAGCCTGGCGACCATCCAGTCGGCCCTCGGCAACCAGTTCCGCATCACCGGCCTCGACGCGCCGGGCGAGTCGTCCGAACTGGCCCTGCTGCTGCGCGCCGGTGGCCTGGCCGCGCCGATGTACTTCGCCGAAGAGCGCACCATCGGCCCGAGCCTGGGTGCCGACAACATCGCCAAGGGTATCGACGCTTCCCTCTGGGGCATGGTGTTCGTCTCCCTGTTCATCATCGTCATCTACCGCTTCTTCGGTCTGATCGCGACCGTCGCCCTGGCCTTCAACATGGTCATGCTGGTTGCGCTGATGTCGATTCTCGGCGCGACCCTGACCCTGCCGGGTATCGCCGGTATCGTGTTGACCATGGGTATGGCGGTGGACGCCAACGTGCTGATCTTCTCGCGGATACGTGAGGAACTAGCCGGCGGCATGTCGGTACAGCGCGCCATCCATGAAGGTTTCAGTCGCGCCTTCACGGCGATCCTCGACGCCAACCTGACCTCGCTGCTGGTCGGCGGCATCCTCTACGCCATGGGCACCGGCCCGGTGAAGGGCTTCGCCGTGACCATGTCGCTCGGCATTCTCACCTCGATGTTCACGGCCATCCTGGTCACTCGCGCGATGGTCAACCTGATCTTCGGCGGGCGTGACTTCAAGAAGCTGTGGATCTAA
- a CDS encoding glycine zipper 2TM domain-containing protein produces MNKSLLIGTVLGAVGVTAGGAVATYSLVDRGPQYAEVVAVQPVKETIKNPRQVCNDVAVTHQRPVKDQHQIAGTAIGAIAGGLLGNQIGGGKGKTLATVAGAVGGGYAGNKVQEHMQNNDTYTTTETRCKTVTDTSEKVVGYDVRYTLDGKPGQVRMDRDPGGQIPVDKSGRLILSQQ; encoded by the coding sequence GTGAACAAGTCGTTGCTCATTGGTACCGTGTTGGGCGCTGTTGGCGTTACGGCGGGTGGAGCGGTGGCCACGTATAGCCTGGTGGATCGCGGCCCGCAGTACGCAGAGGTCGTGGCCGTCCAGCCGGTCAAGGAAACCATCAAGAATCCGCGTCAGGTCTGCAATGACGTCGCCGTTACGCACCAGCGTCCGGTCAAGGACCAGCACCAGATCGCCGGTACTGCCATCGGTGCCATTGCCGGCGGCCTGCTCGGCAACCAGATTGGCGGTGGCAAGGGCAAGACCCTGGCGACCGTAGCCGGTGCTGTTGGCGGCGGTTACGCCGGCAACAAGGTGCAGGAGCATATGCAGAACAATGACACCTACACCACCACCGAAACCCGTTGCAAAACCGTGACCGACACCAGCGAGAAAGTGGTGGGCTATGACGTCCGCTACACCCTCGATGGCAAGCCGGGGCAGGTGCGCATGGATCGCGATCCGGGCGGCCAGATCCCGGTGGACAAGAGCGGCCGGTTGATCCTCAGCCAGCAGTAA